A genomic segment from Glycine soja cultivar W05 chromosome 20, ASM419377v2, whole genome shotgun sequence encodes:
- the LOC114403222 gene encoding protein ALWAYS EARLY 2-like isoform X2, with amino-acid sequence MLCFLVQRHKSSMAPTRKSRSVNKRMSSSNDNSPEKDGINSNKNKLRKKLTDKLGSQWSKEELERFYEAYRKYGKDWKKVAAFIRNRSTEMVEALYNMNRAYLSLPEGTASVVGLIAMMTDHYNVMEGSDSERESNDAPGSQKPVKRKHEEVQLSVSKDQSHSIASRDDCLSILKKRRFDGMQLKPYAVGKRTPRVPVYKKDDTENYVSPYRRSLKSTIDANDDEVAHVVALALTEAAHRGGSPQVSQTPSRRVEQKSSPIQSLERKHQMSETACAKFHDVSVDEEVLESSIESRGAENGEYARDNSSLMDTEGISTVKVFQKRKKFYRKRERVENVGNHQLDDGGEACSGTEEGLSFSSLKEKVDIDVTNEKLEKFSPKSQRKRNKKLFFGDETPALNALQTLADLSLMMPISTMESESSIQFKGERMVADKNNKSALLEATSTNHKRHQLKHSAVPEIEVSTSKKSKIGKESTKDTNVLSESKGKLPFADTTWKKKRKSMGSKVANAKLDSYPSGPLKDEALDDDNKPVVKGKHTDQAFTLPKQLKTVKSSESSFCSDQKDLTVSTAEVPLLNEVSLPTKRSRRKMILQRTSLPKEKSSDYILKSQPNKYSTLKAKVSSCLASNMVRRWFIFEWFYSAIDYPWFAKREFMEYLNHVGLGNIPRLTRVEWSVIKSSLGKPRRFSEHFLCEERHKLEQYRESVRKHYTELRTGIRDGLPTDLAKPLYVGQRVIALHPKTREIHDGSVLTVDYDKCRIQFDRPELGVEFVMDIDCMPLNPSDNMPEALRRHIGSQKASFMNKEPQINGNSNFGGCEMHSFPVKAKVATVDNLCAQAGCAQPCKVTHHQAKEADIHAVSELKRALDKKETLLMELRSANSDILENQNGIECLKDSEVFKKHYATVLVELKEASGQVSDAMLQLRQRNTYRGNSLPPWMKPQASFNVHDDLPGMLDSSLTQELGSTVVQVIKGSRLRAHAMVDAAFEALSLTKEGEDAFIKIGQALDSINHQQLASKSRLPVIRSQEQVNVNGSFYHLSHSTSGVSEPILNDPSVPKPHNYSDKFDTELPSDLIASCVATLIMIQTCTERQYPPADVAQILDSAVTSLHPCCPQNLPIYREIQMCMGRIKTQMLALIPT; translated from the exons ATG CTTTGCTTTTTGGTTCAAAGACATAAGAGCTCAATGGCACCAACAAGGAAATCTAGAAGTGTGAATAAACGGATGTCAAGTTCAAATGACAATTCCCCTGAGAAAGAtggaattaattcaaataaaaacaagctGCGG AAAAAGTTGACCGATAAATTGGGATCTCAGTGGAGCAAGGAGGAACTAGAGCGATTTTATGAAGCATATAGGAAGTATGGGAAAGATTGGAAGAAG gTGGCTGCTTTTATACGTAATAGATCTACTGAAATGGTAGAAGCTCTTTACAATATGAATCGG GCATACCTCTCTCTGCCAGAGGGGACAGCTTCTGTTGTTGGCCTCATAGCGATGATGACAGATCACTACAATGTGATG GAAGGGAGTGATAGTGAAAGGGAGAGCAATGATGCACCAGGATCTCAAAAACCTGTAAAACGAAAGCATGAAGAAGTTCAGCTTAGTGTCTCTAAAGATCAGTCTCATTCAATTGCTTCTAGAGATGATTGCCTCTCTATATTGAAGAAGAGACGCTTTGATG GTATGCAGCTCAAGCCTTATGCTGTTGGTAAAAGGACTCCTCGCGTCCCGGTTTATAAGAAAGACGATACAGAAAATTATGTTTCACCTTATAGAAGAAGCCTGAAGTCGACTATTGATGCTAATGATGATGAAGTTGCTCATGTTGTAGCTTTGGCATTAACTGAGGCTGCACACAGAGGAGGCTCTCCACAAGTTTCTCAAACACCATCTAGAAGAGTAGAGCAAAAATCCTCTCCCATCCAGAGCTTGGAAAGAAAG CACCAAATGTCAGAGACAGCTTGTGCCAAGTTTCATGATGTTTCTGTGGATGAAGAGGTTTTAGAAAGTAGTATAGAAAGCAGGGGAGCTGAAAATGGAGAATATGCAAGAGATAATAGTTCATTGATGGATACAGAAGGCATAAGCACTGTTAAAGTTTTTCAGAAGAGGAAAAAATTttatagaaagagagagagagtggaaAATGTGGGAAATCATCAACTTGATGATGGTGGGGAAGCATGTAGCGGCACTGAAGAAGGACTTAGTTTTAGTTCACTGAAGGAAAAGGTTGATATTGATGTTACTaatgaaaaacttgaaaaattctCTCCAAAAAGTCAGaggaaaagaaacaagaaactcTTCTTTGGAG ATGAAACCCCTGCCTTGAATGCGTTGCAAACTTTGGCTGATCTGTCTCTAATGATGCCAATATCTACAATGGAATCTG AATCATCTATCCAGTTTAAGGGCGAAAGAATGGTTGCTGATAAGAATAATAAGTCTGCTTTACTTGAAGCAACATCAACAAACCATAAGAGACATCAACTTAAACACAGTGCGGTCCCTGAAATTGAGGTTTCAACCTCCAAAAAGTCTAAGATTGGAAAGGAATCGACAAAGGATACTAATGTTCTCTCTGAATCAAAAGGGAAACTTCCATTTGCTGATACAACATGGAAAAAAAAGCGGAAGTCTATGGGTTCAAAG GTTGCAAATGCAAAGCTTGATTCTTATCCAAGTGGTCCCTTGAAAGATGAG GCCTTAGATGACGATAACAAACCAGTGGTTAAAGGAAAACACACTGACCAGGCTTTTACCCTACCAAAGCAATTGAAGACAGTTAAATCATCAGAGAGTTCCTTTTGCAGTGATCAGAAAGATTTGACAGTATCAACTGCAGAAGTTCCACTTTTGAATGAAGTTAGTTTACCAACTAAACGAAGTAGACGAAAGATGATTTTACAGAGAACTTCCTTGCCTAAGGAAAAGTCTTCTGATTACATATTGAAAAGTCAACCTAATAAGTACTCTACCCTTAAG GCAAAGGTTTCTAGTTGCTTGGCATCTAATATGGTTCGCAGATGGTTTATTTTTGAATGGTTTTACAGTGCAATTGATTATCCATGGTTTGCCAAAAGGGAATTCATGGAGTACTTAAATCATGTTGGACTAGGGAATATCCCAAGGTTAACTCGTGTCGAGTGGAGTGTCATAAAAAG TTCCCTTGGCAAACCCCGCAGGTTTTCTGAACACTTTCTATGTGAAGAAAGGCATAAACTTGAACAGTATCGGGAATCAGTGAGGAAACATTACACTGAACTGCGGACTGGTATTAGGGATGGACTTCCAACTGATTTAGCCAAACCATTATATGTTGGACAACGTGTAATTGCTCTTCATCCAAAAACAAGAGAGATTCATGATGGTAGTGTGCTTACCGTTGACTATGACAAGTGCAGGATTCAGTTTGACCGTCCTGAATTAGGTGTTGAATTTGTAATG GACATTGATTGCATGCCTTTGAATCCATCAGATAATATGCCAGAAGCTCTGAGGAGGCATATTGGTTCCCAAAAAGCCTCTTTCATGAATAAAGAACCACAAATtaatggaaattcaaattttggggGCTGCGAAATGCATTCCTTTCCCGTGAAG GCAAAGGTTGCTACCGTTGATAACCTCTGTGCACAAGCTGGTTGTGCTCAACCATGTAAAGTAACACACCATCAAGCTAAGGAAGCTGACATACATGCAGTTTCTGAATTAAAGCGTGCTCTAGATAAAAag GAGACATTGTTGATGGAGCTTCGAAGTGCAAATAGCGACATATTGGAAAACCAAAATGGCATAGAATGCTTAAAAGATTCCGAGGTTTTCAAGAAGCATTATGCCACGGTACTGGTAGAGCTAAAGGAAGCCAGTGGACAG GTTTCTGATGCTATGCTACAACTGAGGCAACGCAATACTTACAGAGGAAACTCTCTGCCACCCTGGATGAAGCCACAAGCAAGTTTCAATGTTCACGATGATCTTCCTGGTATGTTGGATAGTTCTCTAACACAAGAGTTAGGGTCAACTGTTGTTCAAGTTATTAAAGGATCCAGGCTAAGGGCACATGCAATGGTAGATGCTGCATTTGAG GCATTGTCTTTGACAAAGGAAGGTGAAGATGCCTTCATAAAGATTGGGCAAGCATTGGATTCTATAAATCATCAGCAGTTAGCCTCCAAGTCTAGGTTACCTGTGATCAGGTCTCAAGAGCAAGTGAATGTGAATGGCAGTTTTTATCATCTTAGTCATTCAACTAGCGGTGTATCAGAACCTATACTCAATGATCCATCAGTTCCAAAACCACATAATTATTCTGACAAATTTGATACTGAACTTCCGTCAGATCTTATCGCTTCATGTGTTGCCACATTAATCATGATTCAG ACTTGTACTGAACGGCAATACCCTCCAGCTGATGTGGCTCAGATATTAGATTCCGCCGTTACTAGTCTGCATCCATGCTGTCCTCAAAACCTTCCTATTtacagagaaattcaaatgtgcatgggaagaatcaaaaccCAGATGTTAGCTCTCATCCCTACTTGA
- the LOC114403222 gene encoding protein ALWAYS EARLY 2-like isoform X1: protein MLCFLVQRHKSSMAPTRKSRSVNKRMSSSNDNSPEKDGINSNKNKLRKKKLTDKLGSQWSKEELERFYEAYRKYGKDWKKVAAFIRNRSTEMVEALYNMNRAYLSLPEGTASVVGLIAMMTDHYNVMEGSDSERESNDAPGSQKPVKRKHEEVQLSVSKDQSHSIASRDDCLSILKKRRFDGMQLKPYAVGKRTPRVPVYKKDDTENYVSPYRRSLKSTIDANDDEVAHVVALALTEAAHRGGSPQVSQTPSRRVEQKSSPIQSLERKHQMSETACAKFHDVSVDEEVLESSIESRGAENGEYARDNSSLMDTEGISTVKVFQKRKKFYRKRERVENVGNHQLDDGGEACSGTEEGLSFSSLKEKVDIDVTNEKLEKFSPKSQRKRNKKLFFGDETPALNALQTLADLSLMMPISTMESESSIQFKGERMVADKNNKSALLEATSTNHKRHQLKHSAVPEIEVSTSKKSKIGKESTKDTNVLSESKGKLPFADTTWKKKRKSMGSKVANAKLDSYPSGPLKDEALDDDNKPVVKGKHTDQAFTLPKQLKTVKSSESSFCSDQKDLTVSTAEVPLLNEVSLPTKRSRRKMILQRTSLPKEKSSDYILKSQPNKYSTLKAKVSSCLASNMVRRWFIFEWFYSAIDYPWFAKREFMEYLNHVGLGNIPRLTRVEWSVIKSSLGKPRRFSEHFLCEERHKLEQYRESVRKHYTELRTGIRDGLPTDLAKPLYVGQRVIALHPKTREIHDGSVLTVDYDKCRIQFDRPELGVEFVMDIDCMPLNPSDNMPEALRRHIGSQKASFMNKEPQINGNSNFGGCEMHSFPVKAKVATVDNLCAQAGCAQPCKVTHHQAKEADIHAVSELKRALDKKETLLMELRSANSDILENQNGIECLKDSEVFKKHYATVLVELKEASGQVSDAMLQLRQRNTYRGNSLPPWMKPQASFNVHDDLPGMLDSSLTQELGSTVVQVIKGSRLRAHAMVDAAFEALSLTKEGEDAFIKIGQALDSINHQQLASKSRLPVIRSQEQVNVNGSFYHLSHSTSGVSEPILNDPSVPKPHNYSDKFDTELPSDLIASCVATLIMIQTCTERQYPPADVAQILDSAVTSLHPCCPQNLPIYREIQMCMGRIKTQMLALIPT, encoded by the exons ATG CTTTGCTTTTTGGTTCAAAGACATAAGAGCTCAATGGCACCAACAAGGAAATCTAGAAGTGTGAATAAACGGATGTCAAGTTCAAATGACAATTCCCCTGAGAAAGAtggaattaattcaaataaaaacaagctGCGG AAGAAAAAGTTGACCGATAAATTGGGATCTCAGTGGAGCAAGGAGGAACTAGAGCGATTTTATGAAGCATATAGGAAGTATGGGAAAGATTGGAAGAAG gTGGCTGCTTTTATACGTAATAGATCTACTGAAATGGTAGAAGCTCTTTACAATATGAATCGG GCATACCTCTCTCTGCCAGAGGGGACAGCTTCTGTTGTTGGCCTCATAGCGATGATGACAGATCACTACAATGTGATG GAAGGGAGTGATAGTGAAAGGGAGAGCAATGATGCACCAGGATCTCAAAAACCTGTAAAACGAAAGCATGAAGAAGTTCAGCTTAGTGTCTCTAAAGATCAGTCTCATTCAATTGCTTCTAGAGATGATTGCCTCTCTATATTGAAGAAGAGACGCTTTGATG GTATGCAGCTCAAGCCTTATGCTGTTGGTAAAAGGACTCCTCGCGTCCCGGTTTATAAGAAAGACGATACAGAAAATTATGTTTCACCTTATAGAAGAAGCCTGAAGTCGACTATTGATGCTAATGATGATGAAGTTGCTCATGTTGTAGCTTTGGCATTAACTGAGGCTGCACACAGAGGAGGCTCTCCACAAGTTTCTCAAACACCATCTAGAAGAGTAGAGCAAAAATCCTCTCCCATCCAGAGCTTGGAAAGAAAG CACCAAATGTCAGAGACAGCTTGTGCCAAGTTTCATGATGTTTCTGTGGATGAAGAGGTTTTAGAAAGTAGTATAGAAAGCAGGGGAGCTGAAAATGGAGAATATGCAAGAGATAATAGTTCATTGATGGATACAGAAGGCATAAGCACTGTTAAAGTTTTTCAGAAGAGGAAAAAATTttatagaaagagagagagagtggaaAATGTGGGAAATCATCAACTTGATGATGGTGGGGAAGCATGTAGCGGCACTGAAGAAGGACTTAGTTTTAGTTCACTGAAGGAAAAGGTTGATATTGATGTTACTaatgaaaaacttgaaaaattctCTCCAAAAAGTCAGaggaaaagaaacaagaaactcTTCTTTGGAG ATGAAACCCCTGCCTTGAATGCGTTGCAAACTTTGGCTGATCTGTCTCTAATGATGCCAATATCTACAATGGAATCTG AATCATCTATCCAGTTTAAGGGCGAAAGAATGGTTGCTGATAAGAATAATAAGTCTGCTTTACTTGAAGCAACATCAACAAACCATAAGAGACATCAACTTAAACACAGTGCGGTCCCTGAAATTGAGGTTTCAACCTCCAAAAAGTCTAAGATTGGAAAGGAATCGACAAAGGATACTAATGTTCTCTCTGAATCAAAAGGGAAACTTCCATTTGCTGATACAACATGGAAAAAAAAGCGGAAGTCTATGGGTTCAAAG GTTGCAAATGCAAAGCTTGATTCTTATCCAAGTGGTCCCTTGAAAGATGAG GCCTTAGATGACGATAACAAACCAGTGGTTAAAGGAAAACACACTGACCAGGCTTTTACCCTACCAAAGCAATTGAAGACAGTTAAATCATCAGAGAGTTCCTTTTGCAGTGATCAGAAAGATTTGACAGTATCAACTGCAGAAGTTCCACTTTTGAATGAAGTTAGTTTACCAACTAAACGAAGTAGACGAAAGATGATTTTACAGAGAACTTCCTTGCCTAAGGAAAAGTCTTCTGATTACATATTGAAAAGTCAACCTAATAAGTACTCTACCCTTAAG GCAAAGGTTTCTAGTTGCTTGGCATCTAATATGGTTCGCAGATGGTTTATTTTTGAATGGTTTTACAGTGCAATTGATTATCCATGGTTTGCCAAAAGGGAATTCATGGAGTACTTAAATCATGTTGGACTAGGGAATATCCCAAGGTTAACTCGTGTCGAGTGGAGTGTCATAAAAAG TTCCCTTGGCAAACCCCGCAGGTTTTCTGAACACTTTCTATGTGAAGAAAGGCATAAACTTGAACAGTATCGGGAATCAGTGAGGAAACATTACACTGAACTGCGGACTGGTATTAGGGATGGACTTCCAACTGATTTAGCCAAACCATTATATGTTGGACAACGTGTAATTGCTCTTCATCCAAAAACAAGAGAGATTCATGATGGTAGTGTGCTTACCGTTGACTATGACAAGTGCAGGATTCAGTTTGACCGTCCTGAATTAGGTGTTGAATTTGTAATG GACATTGATTGCATGCCTTTGAATCCATCAGATAATATGCCAGAAGCTCTGAGGAGGCATATTGGTTCCCAAAAAGCCTCTTTCATGAATAAAGAACCACAAATtaatggaaattcaaattttggggGCTGCGAAATGCATTCCTTTCCCGTGAAG GCAAAGGTTGCTACCGTTGATAACCTCTGTGCACAAGCTGGTTGTGCTCAACCATGTAAAGTAACACACCATCAAGCTAAGGAAGCTGACATACATGCAGTTTCTGAATTAAAGCGTGCTCTAGATAAAAag GAGACATTGTTGATGGAGCTTCGAAGTGCAAATAGCGACATATTGGAAAACCAAAATGGCATAGAATGCTTAAAAGATTCCGAGGTTTTCAAGAAGCATTATGCCACGGTACTGGTAGAGCTAAAGGAAGCCAGTGGACAG GTTTCTGATGCTATGCTACAACTGAGGCAACGCAATACTTACAGAGGAAACTCTCTGCCACCCTGGATGAAGCCACAAGCAAGTTTCAATGTTCACGATGATCTTCCTGGTATGTTGGATAGTTCTCTAACACAAGAGTTAGGGTCAACTGTTGTTCAAGTTATTAAAGGATCCAGGCTAAGGGCACATGCAATGGTAGATGCTGCATTTGAG GCATTGTCTTTGACAAAGGAAGGTGAAGATGCCTTCATAAAGATTGGGCAAGCATTGGATTCTATAAATCATCAGCAGTTAGCCTCCAAGTCTAGGTTACCTGTGATCAGGTCTCAAGAGCAAGTGAATGTGAATGGCAGTTTTTATCATCTTAGTCATTCAACTAGCGGTGTATCAGAACCTATACTCAATGATCCATCAGTTCCAAAACCACATAATTATTCTGACAAATTTGATACTGAACTTCCGTCAGATCTTATCGCTTCATGTGTTGCCACATTAATCATGATTCAG ACTTGTACTGAACGGCAATACCCTCCAGCTGATGTGGCTCAGATATTAGATTCCGCCGTTACTAGTCTGCATCCATGCTGTCCTCAAAACCTTCCTATTtacagagaaattcaaatgtgcatgggaagaatcaaaaccCAGATGTTAGCTCTCATCCCTACTTGA
- the LOC114403222 gene encoding protein ALWAYS EARLY 2-like isoform X3 produces the protein MLCFLVQRHKSSMAPTRKSRSVNKRMSSSNDNSPEKDGINSNKNKLRKKKLTDKLGSQWSKEELERFYEAYRKYGKDWKKVAAFIRNRSTEMVEALYNMNRAYLSLPEGTASVVGLIAMMTDHYNVMEGSDSERESNDAPGSQKPVKRKHEEVQLSVSKDQSHSIASRDDCLSILKKRRFDGMQLKPYAVGKRTPRVPVYKKDDTENYVSPYRRSLKSTIDANDDEVAHVVALALTEAAHRGGSPQVSQTPSRRVEQKSSPIQSLERKHQMSETACAKFHDVSVDEEVLESSIESRGAENGEYARDNSSLMDTEGISTVKVFQKRKKFYRKRERVENVGNHQLDDGGEACSGTEEGLSFSSLKEKVDIDVTNEKLEKFSPKSQRKRNKKLFFGDETPALNALQTLADLSLMMPISTMESESSIQFKGERMVADKNNKSALLEATSTNHKRHQLKHSAVPEIEVSTSKKSKIGKESTKDTNVLSESKGKLPFADTTWKKKRKSMGSKVANAKLDSYPSGPLKDEALDDDNKPVVKGKHTDQAFTLPKQLKTVKSSESSFCSDQKDLTVSTAEVPLLNEVSLPTKRSRRKMILQRTSLPKEKSSDYILKSQPNKYSTLKAKVSSCLASNMVRRWFIFEWFYSAIDYPWFAKREFMEYLNHVGLGNIPRLTRVEWSVIKSSLGKPRRFSEHFLCEERHKLEQYRESVRKHYTELRTGIRDGLPTDLAKPLYVGQRVIALHPKTREIHDGSVLTVDYDKCRIQFDRPELGVEFVMDIDCMPLNPSDNMPEALRRHIGSQKASFMNKEPQINGNSNFGGCEMHSFPVKAKVATVDNLCAQAGCAQPCKVTHHQAKEADIHAVSELKRALDKKETLLMELRSANSDILENQNGIECLKDSEVFKKHYATVSDAMLQLRQRNTYRGNSLPPWMKPQASFNVHDDLPGMLDSSLTQELGSTVVQVIKGSRLRAHAMVDAAFEALSLTKEGEDAFIKIGQALDSINHQQLASKSRLPVIRSQEQVNVNGSFYHLSHSTSGVSEPILNDPSVPKPHNYSDKFDTELPSDLIASCVATLIMIQTCTERQYPPADVAQILDSAVTSLHPCCPQNLPIYREIQMCMGRIKTQMLALIPT, from the exons ATG CTTTGCTTTTTGGTTCAAAGACATAAGAGCTCAATGGCACCAACAAGGAAATCTAGAAGTGTGAATAAACGGATGTCAAGTTCAAATGACAATTCCCCTGAGAAAGAtggaattaattcaaataaaaacaagctGCGG AAGAAAAAGTTGACCGATAAATTGGGATCTCAGTGGAGCAAGGAGGAACTAGAGCGATTTTATGAAGCATATAGGAAGTATGGGAAAGATTGGAAGAAG gTGGCTGCTTTTATACGTAATAGATCTACTGAAATGGTAGAAGCTCTTTACAATATGAATCGG GCATACCTCTCTCTGCCAGAGGGGACAGCTTCTGTTGTTGGCCTCATAGCGATGATGACAGATCACTACAATGTGATG GAAGGGAGTGATAGTGAAAGGGAGAGCAATGATGCACCAGGATCTCAAAAACCTGTAAAACGAAAGCATGAAGAAGTTCAGCTTAGTGTCTCTAAAGATCAGTCTCATTCAATTGCTTCTAGAGATGATTGCCTCTCTATATTGAAGAAGAGACGCTTTGATG GTATGCAGCTCAAGCCTTATGCTGTTGGTAAAAGGACTCCTCGCGTCCCGGTTTATAAGAAAGACGATACAGAAAATTATGTTTCACCTTATAGAAGAAGCCTGAAGTCGACTATTGATGCTAATGATGATGAAGTTGCTCATGTTGTAGCTTTGGCATTAACTGAGGCTGCACACAGAGGAGGCTCTCCACAAGTTTCTCAAACACCATCTAGAAGAGTAGAGCAAAAATCCTCTCCCATCCAGAGCTTGGAAAGAAAG CACCAAATGTCAGAGACAGCTTGTGCCAAGTTTCATGATGTTTCTGTGGATGAAGAGGTTTTAGAAAGTAGTATAGAAAGCAGGGGAGCTGAAAATGGAGAATATGCAAGAGATAATAGTTCATTGATGGATACAGAAGGCATAAGCACTGTTAAAGTTTTTCAGAAGAGGAAAAAATTttatagaaagagagagagagtggaaAATGTGGGAAATCATCAACTTGATGATGGTGGGGAAGCATGTAGCGGCACTGAAGAAGGACTTAGTTTTAGTTCACTGAAGGAAAAGGTTGATATTGATGTTACTaatgaaaaacttgaaaaattctCTCCAAAAAGTCAGaggaaaagaaacaagaaactcTTCTTTGGAG ATGAAACCCCTGCCTTGAATGCGTTGCAAACTTTGGCTGATCTGTCTCTAATGATGCCAATATCTACAATGGAATCTG AATCATCTATCCAGTTTAAGGGCGAAAGAATGGTTGCTGATAAGAATAATAAGTCTGCTTTACTTGAAGCAACATCAACAAACCATAAGAGACATCAACTTAAACACAGTGCGGTCCCTGAAATTGAGGTTTCAACCTCCAAAAAGTCTAAGATTGGAAAGGAATCGACAAAGGATACTAATGTTCTCTCTGAATCAAAAGGGAAACTTCCATTTGCTGATACAACATGGAAAAAAAAGCGGAAGTCTATGGGTTCAAAG GTTGCAAATGCAAAGCTTGATTCTTATCCAAGTGGTCCCTTGAAAGATGAG GCCTTAGATGACGATAACAAACCAGTGGTTAAAGGAAAACACACTGACCAGGCTTTTACCCTACCAAAGCAATTGAAGACAGTTAAATCATCAGAGAGTTCCTTTTGCAGTGATCAGAAAGATTTGACAGTATCAACTGCAGAAGTTCCACTTTTGAATGAAGTTAGTTTACCAACTAAACGAAGTAGACGAAAGATGATTTTACAGAGAACTTCCTTGCCTAAGGAAAAGTCTTCTGATTACATATTGAAAAGTCAACCTAATAAGTACTCTACCCTTAAG GCAAAGGTTTCTAGTTGCTTGGCATCTAATATGGTTCGCAGATGGTTTATTTTTGAATGGTTTTACAGTGCAATTGATTATCCATGGTTTGCCAAAAGGGAATTCATGGAGTACTTAAATCATGTTGGACTAGGGAATATCCCAAGGTTAACTCGTGTCGAGTGGAGTGTCATAAAAAG TTCCCTTGGCAAACCCCGCAGGTTTTCTGAACACTTTCTATGTGAAGAAAGGCATAAACTTGAACAGTATCGGGAATCAGTGAGGAAACATTACACTGAACTGCGGACTGGTATTAGGGATGGACTTCCAACTGATTTAGCCAAACCATTATATGTTGGACAACGTGTAATTGCTCTTCATCCAAAAACAAGAGAGATTCATGATGGTAGTGTGCTTACCGTTGACTATGACAAGTGCAGGATTCAGTTTGACCGTCCTGAATTAGGTGTTGAATTTGTAATG GACATTGATTGCATGCCTTTGAATCCATCAGATAATATGCCAGAAGCTCTGAGGAGGCATATTGGTTCCCAAAAAGCCTCTTTCATGAATAAAGAACCACAAATtaatggaaattcaaattttggggGCTGCGAAATGCATTCCTTTCCCGTGAAG GCAAAGGTTGCTACCGTTGATAACCTCTGTGCACAAGCTGGTTGTGCTCAACCATGTAAAGTAACACACCATCAAGCTAAGGAAGCTGACATACATGCAGTTTCTGAATTAAAGCGTGCTCTAGATAAAAag GAGACATTGTTGATGGAGCTTCGAAGTGCAAATAGCGACATATTGGAAAACCAAAATGGCATAGAATGCTTAAAAGATTCCGAGGTTTTCAAGAAGCATTATGCCACG GTTTCTGATGCTATGCTACAACTGAGGCAACGCAATACTTACAGAGGAAACTCTCTGCCACCCTGGATGAAGCCACAAGCAAGTTTCAATGTTCACGATGATCTTCCTGGTATGTTGGATAGTTCTCTAACACAAGAGTTAGGGTCAACTGTTGTTCAAGTTATTAAAGGATCCAGGCTAAGGGCACATGCAATGGTAGATGCTGCATTTGAG GCATTGTCTTTGACAAAGGAAGGTGAAGATGCCTTCATAAAGATTGGGCAAGCATTGGATTCTATAAATCATCAGCAGTTAGCCTCCAAGTCTAGGTTACCTGTGATCAGGTCTCAAGAGCAAGTGAATGTGAATGGCAGTTTTTATCATCTTAGTCATTCAACTAGCGGTGTATCAGAACCTATACTCAATGATCCATCAGTTCCAAAACCACATAATTATTCTGACAAATTTGATACTGAACTTCCGTCAGATCTTATCGCTTCATGTGTTGCCACATTAATCATGATTCAG ACTTGTACTGAACGGCAATACCCTCCAGCTGATGTGGCTCAGATATTAGATTCCGCCGTTACTAGTCTGCATCCATGCTGTCCTCAAAACCTTCCTATTtacagagaaattcaaatgtgcatgggaagaatcaaaaccCAGATGTTAGCTCTCATCCCTACTTGA